The Vigna angularis cultivar LongXiaoDou No.4 chromosome 6, ASM1680809v1, whole genome shotgun sequence genome contains the following window.
CTTATCGACCTTACGCGTCAACAAGAAAAGCAATCCAACAGTGCTGATCAGAATCAAGTGAGTAGGAAGTTAGGGAATGATGAGCTTACTTTTGCACTTGGTCCTCACAAGCTCCCCTTTGGGTACTCACCAATGATAGGGTCAGATGAGATTCACACACCTGTTGGTGCATTCTGCATGAAGCTCCATGATGAGTTAAATCGATATATGACGTATGAGATTGGAGGGGAGTGCCCTATGGATTATGTGCTTGCACAAAGGCTCATGCTCAAAGGGTGTGAGCCACTCCCTCGTAGGAGATGCCACCCCAAGTCTCCTGCAAATTATGTGGAGCCAACACCTTTGCCTGAGAGCCTTTGGTCAACCCCACCAGACACCAGCATTGTATGGGAGGCTTATGCTTGTAAAAGTTACCAGTGCCTTGTTGACAGAAAGAATAAGCCTGGCTCATACAATTGCAAGAGTTGCTTTGATTTACAAGGGGAAGAGAGGAGTAGGTGGATCTTTGATGATGGTGGACTTGGTTTTGGAATAGACCAAGTTCTTGCAACCAAACCTGCAGGGACTATTCGAATTGGACTTGACATTGGTGGTGGAACTGGAACTTTTGCTGCAAGGATGAGGGAAAGGAATGTCATCATCATCACTAGCACACTGGATCTGGATGCTCCTTTCAACAACATCATTGCATCAAGGGGTTTGGTACCGATGCATATTAGCATCTCTCAAAGGTTTCCATTCTCTGACTACACACTGGACATTGTACACTCCATGGATGTCTTGAGTAATTGGATACCAGACACCATGCTTGAGTTTGTACTATTCGATATATACAGGGTTTTGAGGCCAGGTGGTCTGTTCTGGCTTGATCATTTCTTTTGCTTTGCGTCACAACTCAATAAAACTTACGTGCCTATGTTGGATCGAATTGGATTCAATAGATTGAGGTGGCAAGTTGGAACCAAACTTGATGATGGGGTTCACAAGAATGTGTTGTACATTTCATCCCTAATGGAGAAACCAATGACTTGAGGTAAGTGTATGAACGCATAAGATTACTTAGGGAAGCTTTTTTATCACCTTGCCAGAAAATGTTAAGATCTTGACTAAAATGGAAGttcttctgaatttatattgCACTGTTAAGATAACTAGTACTTCACTCctatcaatttcatgcactgGTGGTGACTGTAGTgagtttcataatcttccaaccAAATTATGAGCAACGAGGACAATAGAACTGATTAATGACGATAAAGGTTTTGATACTTTACGTAACATCATTCGTTTAAGCCGTTGTTGTCgctataattaaaataaaaagttgagcCAGAAAACTTATATTGAGTAAACGTAACATCTAAGATGTTTTTGTCAAAATGGTACTTTGTTCCCTTATTTTATCGAGTAACTAACAAATCTCTCATTCCGCTTTGAAGCTCTAACACTGTTTTGTAAGAGGTGGAAATTAAGGGAGAAAAGtgtattaaattgtttttaaccTCAGCCGGCTCTTAAGCGATATGAAATTGTTAGGTATACTAAAAGAATAATTAGGTTCaaacttactttttattttcatcttggTGTTACaagttctttttttctataCATACATTGCGCAACTTTCAAACAACAAGCAAAATTTTCCTAAATCATGATGTTCCACTAGAACAATCAAAGGGAGGGTTCTTTCTACTTTGCTAATAACAAGTTTATGGT
Protein-coding sequences here:
- the LOC108343454 gene encoding probable methyltransferase At1g29790 isoform X4, whose protein sequence is MIGSDEIHTPVGAFCMKLHDELNRYMTYEIGGECPMDYVLAQRLMLKGCEPLPRRRCHPKSPANYVEPTPLPESLWSTPPDTSIVWEAYACKSYQCLVDRKNKPGSYNCKSCFDLQGEERSRWIFDDGGLGFGIDQVLATKPAGTIRIGLDIGGGTGTFAARMRERNVIIITSTLDLDAPFNNIIASRGLVPMHISISQRFPFSDYTLDIVHSMDVLSNWIPDTMLEFVLFDIYRVLRPGGLFWLDHFFCFASQLNKTYVPMLDRIGFNRLRWQVGTKLDDGVHKNVLYISSLMEKPMT